The genomic stretch TCCCACTTGTTCCATGTGCTGCACGAACTTCACACCTTTACGTTCTTTAGCCTTTCTTAGTGCATCTTAAACTTGTTGCCTAGGGGaggaatataataattttattaacaaaactTGATCAACAGGGAAGGAATGGATTACAAGTGTAATTCCctagctcttttttttttttttttttcctttttccttgcTATATATAAAAGAACACTACCCGCAACTCATAATTAACCAAAACTCCCAATATAATCTGcagacattattattatattcatccATGGCTTCTAAAGATCTAAGTCGTCTTAGTAGTCGTAGACACCTTCATCTGAGAGCAGACAAAGCGAAACTCTCCGACCTATTTCGCGTACTATCGAATCGCGACATAGAAAGCCAAGACTTGGACTTCATAGATGGCATCCGAGAGCAAACCACAACCTTTGAGCGTCGAGGGATAATCTTTCTCTCCATCTTCTTCCAGAAGTATTTTCACTGCGTTTCAAAGCCTTTGTCTTGGTTTGGTTCCAAGTTTGAGTTTTGGCTCAACCTTGTCTCGCATAACAAAAGCTTTTTTACCACGTTGTTTCGTGCTTTGCAAGGTCAGTTAGTTACTGATCACTACTTTTATAAGTACGATTGTTCGTCTTATAATGTTTGATTGTGCAATTCGAAACAATGATTCTTATTTGATCTGGGCTTGTATATAGGTACATTGGAGATGCCGGATGAAAAATCGTGTAGCTATGTGTCGTTCATTGGGTACTTAGACAAGAGAGTGGATTTGGGGAAGTTCAAACCAGGagacaaaaaatattttggagCAGTTTGTGCCGTGGCATCCAAAGTATCCTACGAGAACAAGGCATTCATCGGGTCTGTGGTCGAACATCGTTGGGaggtaattaattaaacaaacatGAAACATATATCACTTGCATTCATGTCGGTTTAATTAGAATTTGGAAGGACATATATAATTGACTTTTATCCATTTCAACTCAAAATTTATGCAGATGGACTTCTTGGGCGCTTATGATTTTTGGAATGGTAACATCTTTTTTCATATACTTCCACAATTGGGGTATATGGTATCATATGTTATTGAAAAACGTCTATATATGATTCTTTTAGAGTCTGTTTGGAAATCACAAAATGaagtcattttttaatttttctcagagatattaaaaaaaaaggttaaaaaattcattctagtcaatagCAAAAAGAGGTAATTATGCAGGAAAATGTATTcttagatttttaattaaaaaatattaaaattctttattttcccttctctcttctctttcaTTTCTCTTCAAGTCAGTTTCCTAATTATTATTTCACcaccaccaacattttttttaaaaaatactcatgattctttacaaggtagtatatgttctatattttctcaaacacTAAAACTtagtattacaatattattataataataataattattattattatatgttgaaAATAGACCAAACAGACAAAATGCAATTTcacagaaaaatattttctaacattCATCCAAACATCAGgttaggaaattaaaatatttttcaaaaaatgaattattttctaaaattcatttttcagattttcaaaCTAAATGTTAAGCTAAATTTGATAACGGTTTGATTTTGATGATCTATAAGAATAAACGTTCAAGAACTGGATcaatatgaaatattttaaagattatatatacaatataactTCAATCCTTAAATAGGGAAAAATAACGTGAACCAATAATACCTTCGATTCGGGTTTCGATTAACGTTGTTTTgaacaataattaatatttttgtttcgGTTGGTTCTAATAagaataattctttgaattatattCGAAGAGTATCAGCAGACATTATCAACACAAGGCTTCATGTTCCACGACAAGACCACCGATCCCGACACCATCTTCGTGGTGTTCAGAGGTACGGAGCCTTTCAACGCAGAGGATTGGCGTACGGACTTCGATTTATCCTGGTACGAGTTCGCCAGCATGGGGAGAGTCCACTGCGGTTTCATGAAGGCCCTGGGCCTACAAAAGGACGAAACATGGCCCACAGAAATCCAAGAAAACCCCCAACGCCCAGTGGCCTACTATTT from Ipomoea triloba cultivar NCNSP0323 chromosome 12, ASM357664v1 encodes the following:
- the LOC115999956 gene encoding uncharacterized protein LOC115999956 — its product is MASKDLSRLSSRRHLHLRADKAKLSDLFRVLSNRDIESQDLDFIDGIREQTTTFERRGIIFLSIFFQKYFHCVSKPLSWFGSKFEFWLNLVSHNKSFFTTLFRALQGTLEMPDEKSCSYVSFIGYLDKRVDLGKFKPGDKKYFGAVCAVASKVSYENKAFIGSVVEHRWEMDFLGAYDFWNEYQQTLSTQGFMFHDKTTDPDTIFVVFRGTEPFNAEDWRTDFDLSWYEFASMGRVHCGFMKALGLQKDETWPTEIQENPQRPVAYYFIRRKLREMLKKNSRTKFIVTGHSLGGALAVLFAAVLALHGEESVLERLEAVYTFGQPRVGDEEFKGFMEEQLRVYGVRYYRFVYGHDIVPRLPIDDAAMMFKHFGTCLYYNCLFQGQVVEEEPYKNYFSLGAFVTKRVDALWEIVRGFLLPRIYGAEYKEGWVLKGCRLFGLFIPGFPAHGPQEYINSIRLGEADLFY